CCTACCACTTCTCCCCGTTGCTGTAAAGCATGAACCTGTAAATCCCGACATCGGGCTTCCACCTGAATGGTCCCCCTGCCAAAGGGTTAAATCCGTTGACTTAACGGAAAAATTCGTTTAGCTTTGTTTACAAAAAAAGCCTGCTGGGGGAGTTCTTCGAGAACTGAGACGGGCGCTGCCCGAACCCTTACCACCTGATCCGGGTAATGCCGGCGTAGGGAAGCGGCCAGAAACCTCGCTATCCATTTTGAGTTCTGGGACCGTGACCACCTGTCACGGTTTTTTTGTTTGCCCCCACCGCCGGCCACCGGCCGGTTTTACGGGATCAACCGGATTCACGGGAGAATAGATAGAGCATGAGCAGCAACGGTCACACGCTCCGGCTGGTAGTCAATCGCGACAAGCAGGATTCTGCCATCCGGGGGCTGTACCTTGTCACCGACCATGGCGATCGTCTCATGGAGCGGGTCGAGGCGGCCATCGACGGCGGCGCCCGCATCGTCCAGTACCGGAACAAGGGGCTGGACCGCTCGCAACGCTTCGCCATGGGAGAGGAGCTCTGCGAACTCTGCCGCAGGCGGGGAGTTCTCTTCATAGTAAACGATGACGTGGAACTGGCACGGCAGCTGAAGGCCGACGGCGTTCACCTGGGCCAGGACGACGGCGATCCCCGCGCGGTGCGCCGCGAACTCGGACAGGGGAAGCTCATCGGGGTTTCAACCCACAACCTGGAGGAAGCTCTGGCGGCCCAGGCGGCCGGCGCCGACTACATCGGCTTCGGCGCCATGTTTCCCACACGCAGCAAGGATATCGAGCATCTGGCGGGACCCGAGGGACTTGCCGCCATACGCAGCCGGATCTCAATCCCGATTGTTGCCATCGGAGGGATCACCCGCGACAACGGCAGCCGCGTAATCGACGCCGGCGCCGACGCAATGGCGATCATCTCGGCGGTCCTCTCCCACCACGACCCGGCCATGGCTGCGGCCGAAATAGGCCTTCTCTTCAACCGCAGTACGGCTTACCCACGCGGCTCGGTTCTCACCGTAGCGGGAAGCGACTCGGGGGGCGGAGCCGGCATTCAGGCCGACCTCAAGACCATCACGCTGCTGGGGAGCTACGGATCGTCGGTCATTACCGCCCTCACCGCCCAGAACACCAGGGGAGTCTCCGGCATCAACGGCACGAGCCCCTTCTTCGTGGGCGACCAACTCGACGCGGTCCTGTCCGACATTGCCGTAGACACCGTAAAGACGGGCATGCTCTTCTCGGCGGACATCATCGCAACGGTAGCCGATAAGCTGAGTGAATACCAGAAGCGGATCGTGGTCGTGGACCCTGTCATGATCGCAAAAGGGGGCGCTCACCTCATCGACCGGAGTGCCATCAACGTCCTCAAGGACCGGCTGATTCCCCGCACATACCTCCTCACCCCAAACATCCCCGAGGCTGAACGGCTCACCGGTCTCACGATCGCCAACGAAGAAGGGATGCAGGAGGCTGCCCGGCGCCTTTACCGGCTCGGTGCCCGCAACGTCCTCGTCAAGGGGGGCCATCTGGTGGCCGGAGATGCGGTGGACATCCTCTTCGACGGCTCAGCATTTCATCGTTTCACCGCTCCCCGCATCCTCAGCAAGAACACCCACGGGACCGGCTGCACCTACTCCTCGGCAATCGCCGCGTATCTGGCGCAGGGGGAACCGCTCCGGGAAGCCGTCGGCCGCGCAAAAGAGTTCGTCACCGCCGCCATTCGCCTCGGCCAGCCACTGGGCCGGGGACATGGTCCGGTGAACCACCTTCTGGCCGCGGAGGAAGTCAGGGACCGGTAAAAACGTTTCTTCATTCAAATCAAGGAGTATTGACACATGGCAACGACGCAGCTTGAATACGCCCGTCAGGGGATCATCACCGACAAAATGAAGGAAGCCGCCCTGGCCGAAGGGGTATCACCCGAGTTCATCCGCGAGGGGCTCGCCGCAGGCACCATCATCATATGCCACAACATCAAGCATGGCAACGGCCGTCCCCTGGCCGTGGGGAAAGGGCTCCGCACCAAGGTGAACGCCAACATCGGCACATCCGCCGACGACACCGACATCTCCAAGGAACTGGAGAAGGCCCGGGTGGCGGTACACCACGGCGCCGACGCAATCATGGACCTATCCACCGGCGGCCCCGTGGATGAGATCCGCCGCGCCATCATCGCCGAGACCAGCGCCTGCATCGGCAGCGTTCCCCTCTACCAGGCGGCCCTGGACGCGGTGCGCACCAAGAAGAAGGCCATCGTCGACATGACCGTGGACGACATCTTCGAGGGGATTATCAAACATGCCGAGGACGGGGTCGACTTCATCACCGTCCACTGCGGCGTGACCCGTTCCACCGTTGAGCGGATGAAAAACGAAGGGCGGCTCATGGATGTCGTCTCCCGCGGCGGCGCCTTCACCGTGGAGTGGATGGCCTACAACAACTGCGAAAACCCCCTCTTCGAGCACTTTGACCGGCTCCTGGAAATCACCAAGGCCTACGACATGACCCTGTCGCTTGGAGACGGGTTCCGCCCCGGCTGCCTGGCAGACGCCACAGACCGGGCACAGATACACGAATTGATTCTCCTGGGCGAGCTTACCCAGCGGGCCCAGGCCGCCGGGGTGCAGGTAATGATCGAAGGGCCCGGCCATGTGCCCATCAACCAGATCGAGGCCAACATCCTCCTCCAGAAGCGGCTCTGCCACGGGGCGCCGTTCTACGTCCTCGGCCCCCTGGTCACCGACATCGCTCCGGGCTACGACCACATCACCTGCGCCATCGGCGGAGCCATCGCCGCCTCGGCCGGCGCCGACTTCCTCTGCTACGTCACCCCCAGTGAGCACCTGCGCTTGCCGACCGTCGAAGACGTCCGGGAAGGGGTCATCGCCTCCCGCATCGCAGCCCACGCCGCCGACATCGCAAAAGGGGTCAAGGGGTCCATGGAGAAGGACATCGCCATGGCCAAGTGCCGCAAGAAGCTCGACTGGGAGGGGCAGTACAACCTCTCGCTAGACCCGGAGAAAGCACGCAGGTTCCGGGAGGAATCGGGTGTGTCCGACCACGGCGCCTGCACCATGTGCGGTGAGTTCTGCGCCTACAAAGTCATGGACGACGCCATGGAAAAGCAGCGGGGCGCCGGCAGATAACCGGCCGATTAGCCGTTGACTTGACAGGCAAAGTACGGTATTTATCTTCTCCTCATTCGCCACCTTAGCTCAGATGGTAGAGCAACTGATTCGTAATCAGTAGGTCGCCGGTTCGATTCCGGCAGGTGGCTCCAGAAAAGACAAGGGTTCACAGTTTTCACTGTGGACCTTCTTTTTTTGTAGGTACCATATAGGTACCACTAGAACAAAAAACCGGCCTCCCTCGATAGGGTGAGCCGGTCTTTTTTTGCCCTCGTTGCAGTCCCTCTTAGGAGTGGTAGGATTAGCAGAAGTTTATTTAGCGACTGATGGGGGGATAACATGAAATGGCTTTTTTTGCTGTCGTCCTTAATCTTTCCGCTCATTGTACATGCGGCTCCTGGCTCATATTCGGGTAATTTTGAGGAAGGAGATTCTGGGGTAGGACACATTTCTTGGGCCGTCATCCTGATAGCGGTTCTTTTTTTGATCGCAATGAATCTGATGCCTTATTTGTTGAAATCGCTTCCATTGAAATTTTTTCGACAAATGGATGAAGCTGGAGCTGGAATTTTTTGGATGGTTTTTGTTTTTCTGGCAATTGTGATTTTGGGTTGGCTTAAGTTTTAGGATGAAATAGCGGAGGGCTTTATCGGCCCGACAGTGTGCCATGAGAGGAACAAACACATGGACAACCTCTCCAAGATTCAGTCGCGCCTGGAACAGTTCTTAGCTTTCCGCAAGACGCCGGAATGGGAGAAGCTACCGCCCAAGGTCAAGCTTCGGGTCAACGAGTGGCTTCTGAAAACAGCCCGGTACCAGAAGAAGACCGGCAATATATCGAAAGCGTACCC
The nucleotide sequence above comes from Geobacter benzoatilyticus. Encoded proteins:
- the thiC gene encoding phosphomethylpyrimidine synthase ThiC: MATTQLEYARQGIITDKMKEAALAEGVSPEFIREGLAAGTIIICHNIKHGNGRPLAVGKGLRTKVNANIGTSADDTDISKELEKARVAVHHGADAIMDLSTGGPVDEIRRAIIAETSACIGSVPLYQAALDAVRTKKKAIVDMTVDDIFEGIIKHAEDGVDFITVHCGVTRSTVERMKNEGRLMDVVSRGGAFTVEWMAYNNCENPLFEHFDRLLEITKAYDMTLSLGDGFRPGCLADATDRAQIHELILLGELTQRAQAAGVQVMIEGPGHVPINQIEANILLQKRLCHGAPFYVLGPLVTDIAPGYDHITCAIGGAIAASAGADFLCYVTPSEHLRLPTVEDVREGVIASRIAAHAADIAKGVKGSMEKDIAMAKCRKKLDWEGQYNLSLDPEKARRFREESGVSDHGACTMCGEFCAYKVMDDAMEKQRGAGR
- the thiD gene encoding bifunctional hydroxymethylpyrimidine kinase/phosphomethylpyrimidine kinase, translating into MSSNGHTLRLVVNRDKQDSAIRGLYLVTDHGDRLMERVEAAIDGGARIVQYRNKGLDRSQRFAMGEELCELCRRRGVLFIVNDDVELARQLKADGVHLGQDDGDPRAVRRELGQGKLIGVSTHNLEEALAAQAAGADYIGFGAMFPTRSKDIEHLAGPEGLAAIRSRISIPIVAIGGITRDNGSRVIDAGADAMAIISAVLSHHDPAMAAAEIGLLFNRSTAYPRGSVLTVAGSDSGGGAGIQADLKTITLLGSYGSSVITALTAQNTRGVSGINGTSPFFVGDQLDAVLSDIAVDTVKTGMLFSADIIATVADKLSEYQKRIVVVDPVMIAKGGAHLIDRSAINVLKDRLIPRTYLLTPNIPEAERLTGLTIANEEGMQEAARRLYRLGARNVLVKGGHLVAGDAVDILFDGSAFHRFTAPRILSKNTHGTGCTYSSAIAAYLAQGEPLREAVGRAKEFVTAAIRLGQPLGRGHGPVNHLLAAEEVRDR